A single genomic interval of Camelina sativa cultivar DH55 chromosome 11, Cs, whole genome shotgun sequence harbors:
- the LOC104723887 gene encoding uncharacterized protein LOC104723887: protein MAVHIQNPNFFYTHHLRSRLTSSSASPSSYLFPRHSSSKYHHSFICKSNDKDDYLIDAPVSVGDGFSFSGGKYSDQPSPSDEWLKQGKWVKAHRVGGSGVEAKDPIFGLTMGASSQASKDLFRWFCVESGSVDSPPVILIHGFPSQAYSYRKTLPVLSKNYRAIAFDWLGFGFSDKPQAGYGFNYSMDEFVSSLESFIDEVTTSKVSLVVQGYFSTAVVKYARTRPDKIKNLILLNPPLTPEHAKLPSTLSVFSNFLLGEIFSQDPLRASDKPLTSCGPYKMKEDDAMVYRRPYLTSGSSGFALNAISRAMKKELKKYAEEMRTSLMDKSWKIPTTVCWGQRDRWLSYEGVEEFCKSSGHNLVEMPNAGHHVQEDCGEELGRIISRIISKSALF, encoded by the exons ATGGCTGTTCATATTCAGAACCCTAACTTTTTCTACACTCATCATCTCCGATCACGTCTAACCTCATCCTCTGCATCACCTTCCTCATATCTCTTTCCCAGACACTCTTCTTCAAAATATCATCACAGCTTCATCTGCAAATCCAATGACAAAGAT GATTATCTCATTGATGCTCCTGTTTCTGTTGGAGATGGTTTCTCTTTCAGTGGAGGGAAGTATTCAGATCAACCGAGTCCATCAGATGAGTGGCTCAAGCAAGGCAAATGG GTTAAAGCTCATAGAGTTGGTGGATCAGGTGTAGAAGCAAAAGATCCGATTTTCGGATTAACAATGGGAGCTAGCTCTCAAGCTTCAAAAGACCTTTTCCG ATGGTTTTGTGTAGAATCCGGAAGTGTAGATAGTCCTCCTGTTATACTCATCCATGGATTCCCTTCTCAG GCTTACTCTTACCGGAAAACTCTTCCTGTGCTTTCAAAGAACTACCGCGCCATTGCTTTCGATTGGCTAG gatttggattttctgatAAGCCTCAGGCTGGATATGGATTCAACTATTCAATGGACG AGTTTGTTTCGTCGCTTGAGTCATTCATTGATGAAGTAACTACCAGTAAGGTGTCACTTGTGGTGCAG GGATACTTCTCAACTGCTGTTGTAAAATATGCTAGAACCCGACCTGACAAGATCAAGAATCTCATACTCTTGAACCCTCCT CTCACACCCGAACATGCTAAACTTCCATCAACCTTGTCTGTATTCAGCAACTTTTTGCTCGGGGAGATATTCTCTCAG GACCCTCTAAGAGCAAGTGACAAGCCTTTGACAAGCTGCGGTCCttacaaaatgaaagaagaCGATGCAATGGTTTACCGAAGACCTTATCTCACCTCAGGTTCTTCTGGTTTTGCCCTTAACGCCATCAGCAGGGCCATGAAGAAGGAGCTTAAG AAATATGCAGAAGAGATGAGGACATCACTGATGGATAAAAGCTGGAAAATCCCAACCACCGTGTGCTGGGGACAACGAGACAGGTGGCTAAGCTATGAGGGAGTTGAAGAGTTCTGCAAGAGTTCAGGACACAACCTCGTTGAAATGCCAAAT GCTGGCCATCACGTACAAGAAGATTGTGGAGAGGAACTTGGACGAATAATCTCAAGAATCATAAGCAAATCTGCTCTATTCTAA